From Enterococcus mundtii, the proteins below share one genomic window:
- a CDS encoding DUF6877 family protein, which yields MSAINQINELISKYDFPVEVLTDISHRLESCREEAYVKQQLRYLENWIKLGKVNLKEEEDK from the coding sequence ATGAGCGCAATCAATCAAATCAATGAGCTGATAAGTAAATATGATTTTCCTGTAGAAGTACTGACCGACATTAGCCATCGTTTGGAAAGCTGTAGAGAAGAAGCATATGTAAAACAGCAACTAAGATATTTAGAAAATTGGATCAAGCTTGGAAAAGTTAATTTGAAGGAGGAAGAAGACAAATGA
- a CDS encoding DUF1642 domain-containing protein, producing the protein MNKQELIEELARHASCLEDFRGITGHCDGKYEAYEIAIELAKQLDEPQKPVVPGFVAEWIEYAKKKGDSLRDSFKPWNLYGVEYSKADRWIDDNQETFAQAWLFGYEVEQEPLYMVPLLTDKEGNKKILVERRGQYDIIWDYENEGDWHELLTEEQIKSVNPDYWKFAVLYEPSEEVAAG; encoded by the coding sequence ATGAATAAACAGGAATTGATTGAAGAATTAGCTAGACACGCAAGTTGTCTTGAAGATTTCAGAGGCATCACTGGTCATTGTGACGGGAAATATGAGGCTTATGAAATAGCAATAGAATTAGCTAAACAACTAGACGAACCGCAGAAGCCAGTGGTGCCTGGGTTTGTGGCGGAGTGGATAGAATACGCTAAAAAGAAAGGCGATAGTCTAAGAGACTCTTTTAAGCCATGGAATCTCTATGGGGTTGAATACAGTAAAGCGGATAGATGGATAGATGATAATCAAGAAACATTCGCTCAAGCATGGCTATTTGGCTACGAGGTCGAGCAAGAGCCATTGTACATGGTCCCATTGCTAACAGACAAAGAAGGTAACAAAAAGATACTAGTCGAGCGTAGAGGACAGTATGACATCATTTGGGATTATGAGAATGAAGGCGACTGGCATGAGTTGCTGACCGAGGAACAGATCAAGTCAGTGAATCCTGATTACTGGAAGTTTGCGGTGCTATATGAGCCTAGTGAGGAAGTGGCAGCAGGGTGA
- a CDS encoding ASCH/PUA domain-containing protein — translation MKFYVIVFGGYFYKKKSTSINTASLIVADSLQEARWFHNYEDAKETTKKIGGEIKEYSVSGLGDTKGMEVMTHELKILPEYFEAVISGRKRFEIRKNDRDYKVADQLYLREWDGEKFTGDSHRVDVTYITDYEQKDGYVVMGIKGLEEAE, via the coding sequence ATGAAATTTTATGTAATTGTGTTTGGTGGATATTTTTATAAGAAAAAATCGACATCTATAAATACTGCTTCATTAATCGTGGCTGACTCATTACAAGAAGCTCGGTGGTTTCATAATTATGAAGATGCGAAGGAAACTACGAAAAAAATTGGTGGTGAAATTAAAGAATACAGTGTATCAGGATTGGGAGACACTAAGGGGATGGAAGTCATGACACACGAACTAAAAATACTGCCAGAATATTTCGAAGCAGTAATAAGCGGACGTAAACGATTCGAGATTCGCAAGAATGATCGTGATTATAAGGTTGCTGATCAGTTGTATTTAAGAGAGTGGGACGGAGAGAAATTCACAGGTGACTCACACAGAGTAGATGTAACTTATATCACTGATTATGAGCAGAAAGATGGATATGTTGTGATGGGGATTAAAGGACTGGAGGAAGCGGAATGA
- a CDS encoding DUF3892 domain-containing protein — translation MAKEIVAVHYDTIGDSTRITQIKLADDEILHADQVMENIDLFYTTSSNTKAYVEPAKLPSSFELARSTWAGTATHYFRTQGNKTEKDNLSNLPTF, via the coding sequence ATGGCGAAAGAAATAGTAGCAGTCCATTACGATACAATAGGCGATAGTACACGAATTACTCAAATTAAACTAGCCGATGACGAGATTTTGCATGCTGATCAGGTTATGGAAAATATTGACCTTTTCTATACAACGTCAAGCAATACAAAAGCCTACGTTGAACCCGCAAAGCTACCATCTAGTTTTGAACTTGCTCGTAGCACATGGGCAGGAACTGCAACACATTACTTTAGGACACAAGGCAATAAAACTGAAAAAGATAATCTTTCAAACTTGCCCACATTCTAA
- a CDS encoding DUF6275 family protein produces MNNEKFIAKCKQLVADYVNENFDKTDQMQITTNDVFVVWTCKTLQNNKALLSTTVSDGMYYELTYNGDKSEIYFDAYKKWENKAIKV; encoded by the coding sequence ATGAATAACGAAAAATTTATTGCTAAATGTAAACAACTAGTAGCTGATTATGTCAATGAAAACTTTGATAAAACAGATCAAATGCAGATTACAACAAATGATGTTTTTGTGGTCTGGACTTGTAAGACATTACAAAATAATAAAGCTTTATTAAGTACTACTGTTTCAGACGGTATGTATTATGAGTTAACGTATAACGGAGACAAATCAGAAATCTATTTTGATGCGTATAAAAAATGGGAAAACAAAGCGATCAAAGTCTAG
- a CDS encoding protein Mom: MLKVDWATHEATRYACTHFHYSKSVPVGKLIKIGAWEDGKFIGVVIFSRGANKSIGSPYGLKQTECCELTRVALTKHKAFVSEILAKAIKFLKEFNPEMQLIVSYADTDQNHHGGIYQATNWIYEGKTSGERYFIIHGKKTHPKSIHAKYGTGSQRLDFLRKHVDPKAEVYESNGKHKYLMPLNKKIRKQIIKLNKPYPK, from the coding sequence ATGTTGAAAGTTGATTGGGCTACTCATGAAGCTACTAGATATGCTTGTACCCATTTTCATTACAGCAAAAGCGTTCCGGTTGGGAAACTGATCAAAATTGGAGCATGGGAAGATGGAAAATTTATAGGTGTAGTAATTTTCAGTCGAGGAGCAAATAAAAGTATAGGGAGCCCATATGGACTAAAGCAAACAGAATGCTGTGAGCTAACAAGAGTAGCTTTAACAAAACATAAAGCATTCGTTTCTGAAATATTAGCTAAAGCAATTAAATTCTTAAAAGAATTCAATCCAGAAATGCAGTTGATTGTCAGTTATGCTGATACAGATCAAAATCACCATGGTGGAATATATCAAGCAACTAACTGGATTTATGAAGGTAAAACCAGTGGTGAACGGTATTTCATAATCCATGGTAAAAAGACACATCCTAAGTCAATTCATGCTAAGTATGGGACTGGCTCACAGAGACTGGATTTCTTGAGAAAACATGTTGATCCTAAAGCAGAAGTGTATGAATCAAATGGTAAACATAAATACTTGATGCCATTAAATAAAAAAATCAGAAAACAAATTATTAAACTAAATAAACCATATCCAAAATAA
- the terS gene encoding phage terminase small subunit, whose protein sequence is MARKRDPRRDEAKRIWLESNGEKQLKEIASELNVSDSQIRKWKSIDKWSAELKGNVTNAKGNVTNQGGAPFGNQNAKGNKGNSRASPPKRNKNALKTGEYETIFFDTLSDDEKDIYSSLDDDPSFVLSEEIRLLKIRQLRMMKRIKEAESGLNDEEVDRLQQLRKIKTPIEKDGKKLEIKREVMQDVQVTRKTYRKIDNILSLEEALTRISNNLTKTIKLFNELELQAERTKLASIQVRKLSAETKIVENTADKLTSSGKVNELLRSLLDVKLGGDGSGSATIQSETD, encoded by the coding sequence ATGGCAAGAAAACGTGATCCAAGACGTGATGAAGCCAAAAGGATTTGGCTAGAATCCAACGGAGAAAAGCAATTGAAAGAAATTGCATCAGAATTAAATGTTTCAGATTCTCAAATTAGAAAATGGAAATCAATAGATAAATGGAGTGCTGAATTGAAAGGTAATGTTACCAATGCAAAAGGTAACGTTACTAATCAAGGAGGCGCTCCTTTTGGTAATCAGAATGCTAAAGGGAATAAAGGGAACAGCAGGGCATCACCACCTAAGAGAAACAAGAACGCTTTGAAAACAGGTGAGTATGAAACAATATTTTTTGATACATTAAGCGATGACGAGAAGGACATCTATTCAAGTTTGGATGATGATCCTTCTTTTGTTTTGTCTGAGGAAATACGGTTGCTGAAGATAAGGCAATTGCGAATGATGAAACGGATAAAAGAAGCCGAGTCAGGTTTAAACGATGAAGAGGTTGACCGCCTGCAACAATTGCGAAAGATTAAAACACCAATCGAAAAGGATGGTAAGAAGCTAGAAATCAAGCGTGAGGTTATGCAAGATGTTCAAGTAACAAGGAAAACCTATCGGAAAATAGATAATATTTTATCTTTAGAAGAAGCATTGACGAGAATCAGCAATAACCTAACAAAAACAATTAAGCTGTTTAATGAATTAGAGTTACAGGCTGAAAGAACTAAGCTCGCAAGTATTCAAGTGAGAAAATTATCAGCTGAAACTAAGATTGTTGAGAATACAGCTGATAAGCTAACATCTAGTGGTAAAGTCAACGAGTTACTTCGTTCCTTGTTGGATGTTAAGTTAGGAGGAGATGGCAGTGGTTCAGCTACAATTCAGTCAGAAACAGATTGA
- a CDS encoding PBSX family phage terminase large subunit: protein MAVVQLQFSQKQIENINQPTEGITFELNEGTPRSGKTTSDIFKMADFYLQSPDQNHLVTAYNQEQAYRMFMDGDGLGLVHIFDGCSDIRHDEHGDHLLLYAPNGEKKIYYKGGGKINSVGAITGMSLGSVTFLEFNLLHKDFINECFRRTFAAEWRYHLGEQNPPAPNHPNLELLERFEKSGRFLFRHWTPNDNPILGEDRKKQLYDELSSSEYLLERDWYGHRVLPQGVIYSMFGKKNKADVIQGNIVETFFTADGGQADATTCAFWVVTHHEGKFYLYRLANYYHSGTDTGETKAMSVYAKEIKKFVEWCYTKWSSLPHWNWFFVDPACKTLRTELDLIGIDTDKADNNSSDKVASNGLKIEVGIERLQNTMTSGQFIILETGDKYDHYSFEKEISMYVRNDNGLPIDKYNHALDEARYGNNYFYKTYIA from the coding sequence ATGGCAGTGGTTCAGCTACAATTCAGTCAGAAACAGATTGAAAACATCAACCAACCTACTGAAGGCATAACGTTTGAGTTGAACGAAGGTACACCAAGGAGTGGGAAAACTACTTCTGACATCTTTAAAATGGCAGATTTCTATTTACAATCACCTGACCAGAACCATCTCGTGACTGCATACAACCAAGAACAAGCATATCGGATGTTTATGGATGGCGATGGATTAGGATTAGTCCATATTTTCGACGGTTGTTCAGATATACGTCATGACGAACATGGCGATCATCTATTACTCTATGCTCCGAACGGTGAAAAGAAAATCTATTACAAAGGCGGAGGGAAAATAAATTCAGTCGGTGCCATTACAGGTATGTCTTTGGGATCCGTAACATTTCTTGAATTCAATCTATTGCACAAAGATTTTATTAATGAGTGTTTTAGACGAACCTTTGCTGCTGAATGGCGCTATCACTTAGGCGAACAAAATCCGCCAGCTCCGAATCATCCAAATCTTGAATTATTAGAACGTTTTGAGAAGTCGGGACGTTTTTTATTTCGTCACTGGACACCGAATGATAACCCAATACTTGGAGAAGACCGAAAAAAACAATTATACGATGAGTTATCAAGTAGTGAATATCTTCTAGAACGTGACTGGTATGGACATAGGGTGTTGCCACAAGGTGTGATTTACTCCATGTTTGGCAAGAAAAATAAAGCTGATGTCATTCAAGGAAATATAGTAGAAACCTTTTTTACAGCCGATGGAGGACAAGCAGATGCTACGACTTGCGCCTTTTGGGTTGTTACTCATCATGAGGGTAAATTCTATTTATATCGTTTAGCTAACTATTATCACAGCGGAACGGATACAGGTGAAACCAAAGCAATGTCAGTTTATGCGAAAGAAATTAAAAAGTTTGTGGAATGGTGTTACACGAAATGGAGTTCTCTACCTCATTGGAATTGGTTCTTTGTCGATCCAGCATGTAAAACACTAAGAACTGAGTTGGATTTGATTGGTATTGATACCGACAAAGCAGACAACAATAGTTCAGATAAAGTGGCTAGCAACGGATTGAAAATCGAGGTAGGGATTGAAAGGCTACAAAATACTATGACAAGCGGTCAATTTATTATTTTGGAAACAGGTGATAAATATGATCACTATAGTTTTGAAAAAGAAATATCAATGTATGTGAGAAATGACAATGGATTACCAATTGATAAATACAACCATGCTCTCGATGAAGCGAGATATGGAAATAACTATTTTTACAAAACTTACATCGCTTAG
- a CDS encoding phage portal protein, translated as MFEKLKALFKIGGAKIGMVETLNSITDHPKIAMDSSELERIKDNKTIYKNIYGNVSYINSDGKEQQRPFHSLNVSKVVARKLSKLVFNDGCNISLDDDEADKFLQSVFADNKFRKNFGEELEAGYAIGGLALRPYVDTSTNKIKISFCRADTFFPLQSNTNDISEAAIVTKSQQAEGQKTIYYTLIEFHEWENETYVIRNELYRSEQQSQVGVRIPLSYLDKYKNLSEETVLEGFSRPLFVYIKLAGKNNIDLDSPLSLGIIDNAKRQIKDINEKYDEFMWEIEEGRRKILASDHFFKVKYDNNGLPIKRFDSKTSVFQHLKSDEPFINEFVPSLRSAEFIESINFILRIIEIQTGFSSGTFSFDGQSVKTATEIISENSETFSTRSDNVLIVEEALKELITTIFELASAYGLFNPVKDFGMNIDFDDGVFQSQDAKADYYSKLLTAGLTSKLTAIQKLTGVTEKEAKKIVYEIRAETLEMDYSEHEQNILEGQLGSEE; from the coding sequence ATGTTCGAGAAATTAAAAGCTTTATTCAAGATTGGAGGTGCGAAAATAGGAATGGTTGAAACATTAAACAGTATCACAGATCACCCAAAAATAGCGATGGATTCTAGTGAGTTGGAAAGAATCAAAGACAACAAAACAATTTATAAAAACATTTATGGCAACGTCTCTTATATCAATAGCGATGGAAAAGAGCAACAACGGCCATTTCATTCGTTAAATGTGTCCAAAGTAGTTGCTAGAAAATTATCTAAGTTAGTGTTCAATGATGGTTGCAATATCAGCTTAGATGATGATGAAGCTGATAAATTTTTGCAGTCTGTATTTGCCGATAATAAATTTAGAAAGAACTTTGGGGAAGAGTTAGAAGCTGGGTATGCCATCGGCGGATTAGCTTTAAGGCCTTATGTAGATACCAGTACAAATAAAATAAAAATATCTTTCTGTCGTGCTGACACTTTTTTTCCACTTCAATCAAATACTAATGACATTTCAGAAGCTGCAATTGTCACGAAATCACAACAAGCCGAAGGACAAAAAACAATTTACTATACGTTGATAGAGTTTCATGAATGGGAAAATGAAACCTATGTTATAAGGAATGAATTGTATCGATCAGAACAGCAAAGCCAAGTAGGTGTTAGGATTCCGCTGAGTTATTTAGATAAGTACAAGAATTTAAGCGAAGAGACAGTTTTGGAAGGCTTCAGTCGTCCATTGTTTGTATATATAAAGTTGGCAGGTAAAAATAATATTGATTTAGATAGTCCACTAAGTTTAGGCATTATCGACAATGCAAAACGACAAATCAAAGATATAAACGAGAAATATGATGAATTCATGTGGGAAATTGAAGAAGGTAGGCGGAAGATTTTAGCATCAGATCATTTCTTCAAAGTGAAATATGATAATAACGGCCTACCTATTAAGCGATTTGATAGTAAGACTTCTGTATTTCAACATCTTAAATCAGACGAACCTTTTATTAATGAATTTGTTCCATCTTTACGGTCTGCTGAATTTATTGAAAGTATCAATTTTATTTTGCGAATAATCGAAATTCAAACAGGATTTTCTAGTGGAACATTTAGTTTTGATGGTCAATCTGTCAAAACAGCAACAGAAATCATTAGTGAAAATTCAGAAACTTTTTCTACTCGATCCGACAACGTTCTTATCGTAGAAGAAGCACTGAAAGAACTGATTACTACAATATTCGAATTGGCATCTGCATATGGACTGTTTAATCCTGTCAAAGATTTTGGAATGAATATTGATTTTGATGATGGGGTTTTCCAATCACAAGATGCGAAAGCTGATTATTATTCTAAGTTATTGACTGCTGGCTTGACTTCTAAACTTACAGCCATTCAAAAATTGACTGGAGTAACAGAGAAGGAAGCGAAGAAAATAGTCTACGAGATCAGAGCAGAAACGCTTGAGATGGATTATTCAGAACATGAACAAAATATACTTGAAGGACAATTAGGAAGTGAAGAATAG